A window from Puniceicoccaceae bacterium encodes these proteins:
- a CDS encoding mannonate dehydratase codes for MKLGLGLYRHMLNDANFSFARQAGATHIVAHLVDYFRGGQHSGKDDQPTGTDRGWGLAGDPHQLWSIDELRALRQSVEKHGLTLEAIENFDPAHWYDILLDGPKRDQHIQNVKTLIANVGAAGIPVFGYNFSIAGVAGRVSGAYARGGAVSVGMEGNYDLPMTQGMAWNMVVEPDVPDAPIPPATHEQLWDRLQRFLDEILPVAEANGVVLAAHPDDPPTPFMRGQPRLVYQPRLYQKLLDLKPSPSNKLEFCIGSLAEMTEGDIYDVVDTYAAQNALGYVHFRNVRGKVPTYKETFVDDGDVDMLRVLQILKKHNYQGVLIPDHTPQLSCDAPWHAGMAYAMGFMKAAFKALDIPS; via the coding sequence ATGAAATTAGGCTTAGGACTCTATCGGCACATGCTCAACGACGCGAATTTCAGCTTCGCTCGCCAGGCAGGCGCCACTCATATCGTCGCCCATCTTGTCGACTACTTCCGCGGAGGTCAGCACAGCGGTAAGGATGATCAACCCACTGGAACTGATCGAGGTTGGGGATTGGCAGGGGATCCACACCAGCTCTGGTCCATCGATGAACTGCGCGCTCTGCGACAGTCCGTCGAGAAACATGGACTCACACTCGAAGCCATTGAAAATTTCGATCCGGCTCACTGGTATGATATCTTGCTCGACGGCCCCAAACGCGACCAGCACATCCAAAATGTCAAAACCCTCATCGCCAATGTCGGAGCTGCAGGTATTCCTGTATTCGGTTACAATTTCAGCATCGCAGGAGTCGCCGGTCGCGTGAGTGGTGCATATGCACGTGGAGGTGCGGTATCAGTGGGCATGGAAGGAAATTATGATCTTCCCATGACCCAAGGCATGGCATGGAACATGGTTGTCGAACCGGATGTTCCCGATGCTCCGATTCCGCCCGCAACTCATGAACAACTGTGGGACCGGCTTCAGCGGTTTCTCGATGAGATACTGCCAGTTGCCGAAGCCAATGGAGTAGTGCTCGCGGCTCACCCCGATGATCCACCTACCCCATTCATGCGCGGTCAACCCCGTCTGGTCTATCAACCGCGTCTCTACCAGAAACTGCTCGATCTCAAACCCAGCCCTTCCAACAAGCTGGAATTTTGCATTGGTTCGCTCGCAGAAATGACTGAGGGGGACATCTATGACGTGGTTGATACCTATGCTGCCCAGAATGCATTGGGCTATGTACACTTTCGCAATGTGCGCGGAAAGGTGCCCACCTACAAGGAAACCTTTGTCGATGATGGTGATGTTGACATGCTCCGGGTACTGCAGATTCTGAAAAAACACAACTACCAGGGCGTGCTGATTCCAGACCACACCCCTCAACTCTCCTGCGATGCCCCCTGGCATGCGGGCATGGCCTATGCCATGGGTTTCATGAAAGCCGCTTTCAAAGCACTCGATATTCCATCCTGA
- a CDS encoding SDR family oxidoreductase, translated as MTAPNVFSLSGQTALITGGGSGIGAAMARCMHQAGAQVILVGRREAQLQEQCKALGAGSHFIVHDITQLDQAEDLIEKAEQEAGPLTCLVNNAGIHVKKFAVDTSIEEFQAVLNTHILGAHALVKALAPRMMERGTGSILFTASMASLFGIPQVIAYSAAKSGMIGVVRTLATELSPHGIRVNAIAPGWIETEMSKKAMDGDPARKQKILSRTPMAAFGKPDDIGWAAVYLCSEAASFLTGVTLPVDGGISIGF; from the coding sequence ATGACTGCACCCAACGTCTTTTCCCTTTCCGGACAAACCGCACTCATCACGGGTGGCGGTTCAGGCATCGGAGCCGCCATGGCGCGATGCATGCACCAGGCGGGTGCCCAGGTCATCCTTGTCGGAAGGCGGGAAGCACAGCTGCAGGAACAATGCAAAGCACTCGGAGCGGGCAGCCATTTCATCGTTCACGACATCACCCAACTCGACCAGGCCGAGGATCTGATCGAAAAGGCCGAACAGGAGGCAGGTCCCCTCACCTGCCTGGTCAACAACGCGGGCATCCACGTGAAGAAATTTGCTGTGGACACGAGCATTGAAGAATTTCAGGCGGTGCTCAATACCCACATTCTCGGTGCACACGCCCTGGTCAAGGCACTGGCGCCCAGAATGATGGAACGCGGCACCGGTTCCATCCTTTTCACCGCTTCGATGGCTTCTCTTTTTGGAATTCCTCAAGTGATTGCCTACAGTGCTGCCAAATCCGGAATGATCGGTGTCGTGCGCACACTCGCCACTGAACTCTCACCCCATGGTATTCGCGTCAACGCAATCGCTCCCGGGTGGATCGAAACCGAAATGTCGAAAAAGGCGATGGACGGGGATCCCGCACGAAAACAAAAAATCCTCTCTCGCACCCCAATGGCTGCATTTGGAAAACCCGATGACATCGGCTGGGCAGCCGTCTACCTTTGCTCCGAAGCAGCTTCCTTTCTCACGGGCGTGACCCTTCCCGTGGATGGTGGAATCAGCATCGGATTTTGA
- a CDS encoding sialate O-acetylesterase produces the protein MKALRLLLTLSLLSIAFTLQASLQLPRLFQDGMVLQRGDHTQIWGWSDAGERIEVLFLGTTYFATADAQGNWSLQFATLEAGGPHQLVIRTQDEERVMEDVYVGDVWLASGQSNMELTMERVKYRFPEIVADSDLPLIRQFEVPDRYDFKSPKSDLENGSWVAADPQSVLRFSAVGYFFAREIHHSEGVPIGLINAALGGSPVQSWMSEDALQAFPEELAEGKRWADDGLIEETEQRERAASNAWYAELFDRDPGVVNGNEFLWADPATDTSDWTLIELPGSFTQAGLEAGPGVIWLKKTFELTSAQAAMPAQLWIGRIVDADKAFLNGSFVGEVTYQYPPRIYDVPDGLLREGTNTLIVRVVVNGREGKFFTDKPYHLKLNGEPAISLEGEWLAKQIRMDETAPGTTFVRWKPMGLFNGKIAPLTRFAIKGAIWYQGESNTSRPEKYQQMFETMVMDWRSKWVGNVEFPFLSVQLANLGEPDIQPGGSDSTLIDRGLHTERVSHAQQGENGWSLVREQQSAATRLPNSAIAVIYDVGEWNDIHPLDKQTVGHRLALAAKAIAYGHDEVIYKGPQFVEAAVSGDEVRVHFSDVGEGLRTRDDAVLGGFVIAGADKVFHWAEAEIEGKSTVVLRSEAVEMPVYVRYAWSQNPASANLVNSEGLPADAFRTDR, from the coding sequence ATGAAAGCCCTTCGTTTACTCCTGACCCTATCCCTACTTTCGATTGCCTTCACCTTGCAGGCATCGTTGCAGCTTCCCCGCCTTTTTCAGGACGGCATGGTGCTTCAGCGCGGAGATCATACCCAGATTTGGGGATGGAGTGATGCAGGGGAGCGGATTGAGGTTTTGTTTCTCGGCACAACCTATTTCGCCACTGCGGATGCCCAGGGCAACTGGTCGTTGCAGTTTGCAACGCTCGAAGCAGGAGGCCCTCACCAACTGGTCATTCGTACACAGGATGAAGAGCGTGTGATGGAGGATGTGTATGTGGGGGACGTGTGGTTGGCTTCGGGGCAATCGAACATGGAACTGACAATGGAGCGCGTCAAATACCGTTTTCCCGAGATTGTAGCAGATAGCGACTTGCCCCTGATTCGTCAGTTTGAGGTTCCAGATCGCTACGATTTTAAGAGTCCGAAAAGCGATCTTGAAAATGGCTCTTGGGTTGCGGCCGATCCGCAGTCCGTGCTTCGGTTTTCGGCAGTTGGGTATTTTTTCGCACGTGAGATTCATCATTCCGAAGGAGTTCCGATTGGATTGATCAATGCCGCACTCGGAGGGTCTCCGGTTCAGAGCTGGATGAGTGAGGATGCGTTACAGGCGTTTCCGGAGGAATTGGCTGAAGGAAAGCGCTGGGCGGATGATGGACTTATTGAAGAAACCGAGCAGCGGGAGCGTGCAGCAAGCAATGCTTGGTATGCTGAGCTGTTTGACCGGGATCCCGGGGTTGTCAATGGCAACGAGTTTCTTTGGGCTGATCCTGCAACGGATACGTCGGATTGGACACTCATTGAGTTGCCGGGAAGTTTTACCCAGGCAGGGCTGGAGGCAGGACCGGGTGTGATCTGGTTGAAAAAAACCTTTGAGTTGACCAGCGCTCAGGCTGCGATGCCCGCGCAACTCTGGATCGGTCGCATCGTTGATGCGGACAAGGCCTTTCTGAACGGAAGTTTTGTAGGTGAGGTGACGTATCAGTATCCACCGCGAATTTATGATGTTCCCGATGGCTTGTTGCGCGAGGGAACCAATACCCTGATCGTGCGCGTGGTTGTCAACGGACGTGAGGGCAAGTTTTTCACGGATAAACCGTATCACCTCAAGCTGAATGGAGAGCCAGCGATTTCGCTCGAGGGAGAGTGGTTGGCAAAGCAGATTCGCATGGATGAAACTGCACCGGGAACAACTTTTGTTCGTTGGAAACCGATGGGATTGTTCAATGGCAAAATTGCACCGCTCACCCGTTTTGCCATTAAGGGGGCCATTTGGTATCAAGGGGAGTCCAACACAAGCCGTCCTGAAAAGTATCAGCAGATGTTTGAAACCATGGTGATGGACTGGCGAAGCAAATGGGTCGGCAATGTTGAGTTTCCCTTTCTCTCTGTGCAATTGGCAAATTTGGGAGAACCGGACATACAGCCAGGAGGAAGTGATTCTACTCTGATTGACCGAGGGCTTCACACGGAACGGGTGTCCCATGCGCAGCAGGGCGAAAACGGATGGTCACTGGTTCGTGAGCAGCAGTCGGCTGCGACACGGCTGCCCAATTCCGCGATCGCGGTGATTTACGATGTCGGTGAATGGAATGACATTCATCCGCTCGACAAGCAGACAGTGGGACACCGTCTGGCACTTGCGGCGAAAGCCATCGCCTACGGACACGATGAAGTAATCTACAAGGGGCCGCAATTTGTGGAGGCTGCTGTTTCCGGTGACGAAGTTCGCGTTCACTTTTCAGATGTGGGTGAGGGACTGCGAACTCGTGACGATGCTGTGTTGGGAGGGTTTGTGATTGCCGGTGCCGACAAAGTGTTCCACTGGGCAGAAGCAGAAATTGAAGGAAAATCGACCGTGGTTCTGCGAAGTGAAGCCGTCGAAATGCCAGTCTACGTGCGTTACGCCTGGTCGCAGAATCCAGCCAGTGCAAACCTTGTGAACAGCGAAGGACTGCCAGCAGATGCCTTCCGCACCGACCGCTAA
- a CDS encoding glycoside hydrolase family 43 protein, producing MNMIQNPVLRGFNPDPSILRVGDDYYIACSTFEWFPGVQIHHSRDLVNWELIKRPLERRSQLDMLGNPDSGGIWAPCLTYHDGLFYLIYTDTKYWLREPYKIAYNYLVTAPDIMGPWSEPVYLNSSGFDPSLYHDDDGRKWLLNMVWDHRHQNNRFSGILLQEYDAKQQKLVGPVKNIFKGTDRALVEGPHIYKRNGYYYLVTAEGGTQYEHAVTVARSRNIDGPYEVHPDKHLVTSWGHRDIALQKAGHGSLVETQQGEWYLAHLCGRPVDGVHCIRGRETALQKCEWREDDWIYLSHGTNQPIVEVERPAGIKLQPSGKQPWNGLFDSPDLDIHFQSLRQPITQEWLSLTERPGYLRLKGAEPTVSLFRQSLIARRVQSLDIEVKTVVEFQPESFQQMAGLIAYYDTENHYYLRISHDEKLGRNLNILRTDAAKSGELLPEDVSIADEGAVELKLTLKGADLQFYYRVAGSDWKGIGPVLNAAILSDDYHNLGFTGAFVGLCCQDITGCRKPADFASFHYVQHQD from the coding sequence ATGAACATGATTCAAAACCCCGTCTTGAGAGGGTTCAACCCTGACCCATCCATCCTGCGGGTGGGTGACGACTATTATATTGCCTGTTCGACCTTTGAGTGGTTTCCAGGTGTTCAAATTCATCACTCCCGTGATCTGGTGAACTGGGAGCTGATCAAACGCCCGCTCGAGCGCAGGAGTCAACTGGACATGCTGGGCAACCCGGATTCGGGGGGCATCTGGGCACCGTGCCTGACATACCATGACGGTCTGTTCTACCTGATTTATACGGACACCAAATACTGGCTGCGCGAACCCTACAAAATTGCCTACAACTATCTGGTAACCGCACCCGATATCATGGGACCGTGGTCAGAACCCGTGTATTTGAACTCCAGTGGGTTTGACCCTTCGCTCTACCACGATGATGACGGACGCAAGTGGTTGCTCAACATGGTTTGGGACCACCGGCACCAGAACAATCGCTTCTCGGGAATCCTGCTTCAGGAATACGATGCGAAGCAGCAGAAACTGGTCGGCCCAGTTAAGAACATTTTCAAAGGGACGGATCGTGCCCTCGTGGAAGGACCTCACATTTACAAGCGCAACGGATATTACTATCTGGTGACTGCTGAAGGCGGTACGCAGTATGAGCACGCGGTTACGGTCGCGCGTTCGCGCAACATTGACGGACCCTATGAGGTTCATCCTGACAAGCATCTGGTAACCTCCTGGGGACACCGGGATATTGCCTTGCAGAAGGCTGGACATGGCTCGCTGGTGGAGACCCAGCAGGGTGAATGGTATTTGGCCCACCTGTGTGGACGCCCGGTGGACGGCGTGCACTGCATACGCGGACGCGAAACGGCGCTGCAGAAGTGCGAGTGGCGCGAGGATGACTGGATTTACCTCAGCCACGGCACGAACCAGCCCATCGTCGAGGTGGAAAGACCAGCGGGCATCAAGCTTCAACCTTCTGGCAAGCAGCCTTGGAATGGGCTGTTTGATTCCCCGGATCTGGACATTCACTTTCAAAGTCTGCGGCAGCCGATTACGCAGGAGTGGCTCAGCCTGACGGAACGTCCCGGATATCTGCGCTTGAAGGGTGCGGAACCCACCGTGAGTCTGTTTCGTCAAAGCTTGATTGCAAGGCGCGTACAGTCACTCGATATCGAAGTGAAAACCGTGGTGGAATTCCAACCGGAGAGTTTTCAGCAGATGGCGGGATTGATTGCATATTACGATACCGAAAATCACTATTACCTGCGCATCAGTCATGATGAAAAACTGGGACGCAATCTGAACATCCTGCGAACGGATGCTGCGAAGAGCGGTGAATTGCTGCCTGAGGATGTCAGTATCGCAGATGAGGGAGCGGTCGAGCTGAAGTTGACGCTCAAGGGCGCTGACCTTCAGTTTTATTACCGTGTAGCGGGGAGTGACTGGAAAGGCATCGGACCTGTGCTCAACGCTGCAATCCTTTCCGACGACTACCACAATCTTGGGTTCACGGGTGCCTTTGTGGGCCTGTGTTGCCAGGATATTACGGGTTGTCGTAAACCCGCTGATTTTGCATCCTTTCATTACGTGCAGCATCAGGACTGA
- a CDS encoding LacI family DNA-binding transcriptional regulator, translated as MHLPQKRATIKDIARVAGVSTATVSQALRPSANSNIKLQDETIERVKAVAQELNYRPHSGARSIRSKQFGTLGYFVAKNGLFTHTPAGYMAGVHDAAEENHYRITLIRLPHNVDDLSLSLPSVFNEHNLDALVIESYSELSDRIHGALQNSDFPVVYLNDKHENNSVYVDDVEGARMLVRYLTGKGYRKIAFVLRRNEGFTGDIAQMHHSALDRMVGFQEEMKAQGLEPDVVELEKDVVGLDVDLRDDEWTLLEPYEAIIVYDDDLANLIGRYAYRKGIRMPEDIALASFNGDYGSLCAWQRLTTVKLPSYEMGRKATEMALELLLRGKPDAVPSVVFQPELLQGETA; from the coding sequence GTGCATCTCCCCCAGAAAAGAGCGACGATCAAAGACATTGCCAGGGTGGCAGGTGTGAGCACTGCCACGGTATCCCAGGCACTTCGACCCAGTGCCAACTCAAACATCAAACTGCAGGATGAGACCATCGAACGCGTCAAGGCAGTGGCGCAGGAGTTGAACTATCGTCCACATTCGGGTGCTCGATCCATTCGTTCCAAGCAGTTTGGCACGCTTGGGTATTTTGTGGCAAAAAACGGGCTTTTTACCCACACTCCGGCAGGCTATATGGCTGGTGTGCACGATGCAGCAGAGGAGAATCACTACCGCATCACCCTGATTCGCCTGCCTCACAATGTGGATGACCTTTCGCTTTCCCTGCCTTCGGTATTTAATGAACACAATCTGGATGCTCTGGTGATCGAAAGTTACAGCGAACTGTCGGATCGCATCCACGGAGCGTTGCAGAATTCTGATTTTCCGGTGGTCTACCTGAACGACAAGCACGAAAACAATTCGGTGTATGTCGACGATGTGGAGGGGGCGCGTATGCTGGTGCGCTACCTGACTGGAAAAGGGTATCGCAAGATTGCGTTTGTCCTGCGGCGCAACGAGGGCTTTACGGGAGACATTGCTCAGATGCACCACAGTGCGCTGGACCGCATGGTGGGGTTTCAGGAAGAAATGAAGGCTCAGGGGCTGGAACCCGATGTGGTGGAACTGGAAAAGGATGTAGTGGGGCTTGATGTTGATCTGCGGGATGATGAATGGACGTTGCTGGAACCCTATGAGGCGATCATCGTCTACGATGATGATCTCGCCAACCTGATCGGGCGATATGCATATCGAAAGGGGATTCGCATGCCGGAGGACATTGCGCTTGCAAGTTTTAACGGAGATTATGGTTCACTCTGTGCATGGCAGCGACTGACCACTGTGAAATTGCCGAGTTATGAAATGGGCCGCAAAGCGACGGAGATGGCATTGGAGCTGTTGCTTCGCGGCAAGCCGGATGCGGTACCATCGGTTGTTTTTCAACCTGAACTTTTACAGGGAGAAACTGCGTGA
- a CDS encoding TonB-dependent receptor plug domain-containing protein: MKKNKLKLHRWPYGFLICTLATGVVAQSTDELDEDVYTLTPFEVTTDENVGYLATTSLAGTRLKTELRDVGSAISVVTAEFLQDTGAVNNESLLMYTTSGEVGGIIGNYAGVGDGQTLSEDSRFTNPSTNTRVRGLAAADNTRNYFLTNIPWDGYNVERVDMQRGPNSILFGLGSPAGIINNTLDSANFINSGKVEARIGQHGSGRLSFNINRSVIDDELGVRIAGLTEREKYQQDGAFEDDDRLFLALRYEPAFLKKDGMLTSIRFNIERGDITRNNPRMLPPIDKITPWFTHMNKETFNPIYTQDNYTMLPGRGARRPTYENGDINPYYNPWVGNFAQVFGGALAIFSERNQTEPTRYYQTEIRTQGGTGPNGAPDPAISLPYQRPNGIKGYKDYAKDAGLVFSEFGQYKDIHLTDPTIFNFYDKLIDGPNKEAYQEWDAYNVSLTQTFFNNKLGVEAVFDSQSYEDGQFSMLAGERYSIYLDIDEIYANGEPNPNVGRPFVSDSAQFGNGMSKTDRESFRVTAFADIDVRDFIQEQNLLTRILGRHVLTAFANRDTIERENRGWQRYGTDEAYGQRIGVSNIDDNWRAVNTVTYLGPSLADRSSASGANIPAITARQIPTDGMILRFDPTWNAPDVDPTAEYIPTYRESDPTTQASNPSNYVGWVQQPLGIVRAADSQAARDSLTTSADLTKDEIESTAFVMQSYFWDGAIVGTYGYREDTAKAWSYQAPRVNGRSVLTDFALPSEAQNEVKGNTTSWSAVVHVDELLPEGMLPFGLSFFYNESENFQPAAGRSDIYGTPLPAPNGTTEDLGILLSTKDGKYSMKINWYETRVNLASSNAIAAYSWFLGTGVAWGYNWATIYQYEEGEDWRINYQPWTGQTPEEAAALEAEAIAAWYANQPVQKFLDAWNFQFDGENTTQRAPSGFTATEDTLSKGIEIEFTANPTSNWRITANIAKQESSRSNVGGDTLNEFIQERTNTYANTAAGDLRIWWGGSTETTEWQWNANFMSNYALVQLLEGTAVPELREWRANIITNYNFSDGVLAGLNVGGAYRWQDKVVIGYPLIEVGGATTYDLANPVYGPEEGDIDLWVGYSRPITDKIDWRIQLNVRNVGNGDDLIPITTQPDGSWAGVRIAPAQLWTLTNTFTF, from the coding sequence ATGAAAAAAAATAAACTGAAACTACACAGATGGCCTTATGGCTTCCTGATCTGTACCCTGGCAACAGGGGTGGTAGCACAGTCGACGGATGAGTTGGACGAAGATGTCTATACGCTCACTCCGTTCGAAGTGACAACTGACGAAAACGTTGGCTATCTCGCAACCACCTCACTGGCAGGTACACGACTGAAAACAGAACTTCGCGATGTGGGATCTGCCATATCGGTGGTGACTGCAGAGTTTCTCCAGGACACTGGAGCCGTAAACAATGAATCCCTCCTGATGTACACCACCAGTGGTGAAGTCGGCGGTATCATTGGTAACTATGCTGGTGTCGGTGATGGACAGACCCTGTCCGAGGACAGTCGTTTTACGAATCCTTCCACCAACACCCGTGTGCGTGGTCTCGCTGCTGCAGATAATACCCGCAACTACTTCCTGACCAACATTCCCTGGGATGGATACAATGTGGAACGTGTGGATATGCAGCGCGGCCCCAACTCGATCCTCTTTGGATTGGGCAGTCCTGCCGGTATCATCAACAATACACTCGACAGCGCCAACTTCATCAACAGTGGCAAGGTTGAGGCTCGCATTGGTCAGCATGGTTCCGGACGTCTCTCGTTCAACATCAACCGCAGCGTGATTGATGATGAACTGGGTGTTCGCATTGCAGGTCTGACCGAGCGTGAGAAATACCAGCAGGATGGCGCGTTTGAGGACGATGACCGTCTCTTTCTTGCCCTGCGCTACGAGCCAGCCTTCCTCAAGAAGGATGGCATGTTGACGTCGATTCGCTTTAACATTGAGCGAGGTGATATCACACGCAACAACCCGCGCATGCTGCCTCCGATCGACAAGATCACTCCCTGGTTTACGCACATGAACAAGGAGACGTTCAATCCGATCTATACGCAGGATAACTATACGATGCTTCCCGGACGTGGTGCACGTCGTCCGACCTATGAGAACGGTGACATCAATCCTTACTACAACCCGTGGGTAGGCAACTTCGCTCAGGTGTTTGGCGGTGCTCTGGCGATCTTCTCCGAGCGCAACCAGACTGAACCTACGCGTTACTACCAGACGGAAATCCGCACCCAGGGTGGTACGGGACCGAACGGTGCTCCGGATCCGGCAATCTCGCTGCCCTATCAGCGTCCGAACGGTATCAAGGGATACAAGGACTATGCGAAGGATGCAGGACTCGTGTTCAGTGAATTCGGTCAGTACAAGGACATTCACCTTACCGATCCGACGATCTTCAACTTCTATGACAAGCTGATTGATGGTCCGAATAAGGAAGCTTACCAGGAATGGGATGCCTACAATGTCAGCCTGACTCAGACCTTCTTCAACAACAAGTTGGGTGTCGAAGCCGTATTTGACAGCCAAAGCTATGAGGACGGGCAGTTCAGCATGCTCGCCGGTGAGCGTTATTCGATCTACCTCGATATTGACGAAATCTATGCGAACGGTGAACCCAATCCGAATGTGGGGCGTCCCTTCGTGAGTGATTCCGCTCAGTTCGGTAACGGTATGAGCAAGACGGATCGCGAATCCTTCCGTGTGACGGCATTTGCCGACATCGATGTTCGGGATTTCATTCAGGAGCAAAACCTTCTGACCCGTATCCTCGGACGTCACGTGCTGACGGCCTTCGCAAATCGCGACACGATTGAGCGTGAGAACCGTGGATGGCAGCGCTATGGTACCGATGAGGCCTACGGGCAGCGCATTGGTGTCAGCAACATTGACGACAACTGGCGTGCCGTGAACACGGTGACGTATTTGGGACCTTCTCTTGCAGACCGCTCGTCTGCATCGGGAGCGAACATTCCGGCGATCACCGCTCGCCAGATTCCGACTGACGGCATGATTCTGCGTTTTGATCCGACCTGGAATGCTCCGGACGTGGATCCCACTGCCGAGTACATTCCGACTTATCGTGAGAGCGATCCAACGACTCAGGCTTCCAACCCTTCCAACTATGTGGGCTGGGTACAGCAGCCGCTCGGCATTGTGCGTGCAGCGGACAGCCAGGCGGCACGTGACTCGCTGACCACCAGTGCGGATCTGACCAAGGATGAAATTGAGTCCACCGCATTTGTCATGCAGTCCTACTTCTGGGATGGTGCGATCGTGGGAACCTACGGTTACCGTGAGGACACTGCCAAGGCCTGGAGCTATCAGGCACCGCGCGTCAATGGACGTAGTGTGCTGACCGATTTTGCCCTTCCCTCGGAAGCGCAGAACGAAGTCAAGGGCAACACAACCAGCTGGAGTGCCGTTGTTCACGTGGATGAGCTGCTTCCGGAAGGCATGCTGCCCTTTGGCCTGAGCTTTTTCTACAATGAATCGGAAAACTTCCAGCCTGCGGCAGGACGCTCTGACATTTATGGCACACCGCTGCCAGCACCAAACGGAACCACTGAAGACCTCGGTATTTTGCTTTCCACCAAGGACGGCAAGTATTCGATGAAGATCAACTGGTATGAGACACGCGTGAACCTCGCATCGAGCAATGCGATTGCTGCGTATTCCTGGTTCCTCGGAACGGGTGTGGCCTGGGGTTACAACTGGGCGACCATCTACCAGTATGAAGAAGGTGAAGACTGGCGCATCAACTATCAGCCCTGGACCGGACAGACTCCGGAAGAAGCGGCTGCTCTGGAAGCTGAGGCTATTGCGGCCTGGTACGCCAATCAACCCGTACAGAAGTTCCTGGATGCCTGGAACTTCCAGTTCGATGGTGAAAACACCACGCAACGTGCACCGTCCGGTTTCACTGCGACGGAAGATACCCTCTCCAAGGGTATTGAAATCGAGTTCACTGCGAATCCGACTTCCAACTGGCGCATCACCGCCAACATTGCGAAGCAGGAGTCCAGCCGCTCGAACGTGGGTGGAGACACGCTCAACGAGTTCATCCAAGAGCGCACCAATACCTACGCGAACACGGCTGCCGGTGACTTGCGCATCTGGTGGGGTGGTTCAACCGAAACCACCGAGTGGCAGTGGAATGCCAACTTCATGTCCAACTACGCACTGGTTCAGCTGCTCGAAGGCACTGCTGTTCCCGAACTGCGTGAGTGGCGTGCAAACATCATCACCAACTACAACTTCTCGGACGGCGTATTGGCTGGTCTGAATGTGGGTGGTGCGTATCGCTGGCAGGACAAGGTGGTCATCGGTTACCCGCTCATCGAAGTCGGTGGTGCAACGACCTATGACCTGGCCAACCCGGTTTATGGTCCGGAAGAAGGCGACATCGACCTCTGGGTCGGTTACAGTCGTCCGATCACGGACAAGATCGACTGGCGCATCCAGCTCAACGTTCGCAACGTTGGTAATGGAGACGATCTGATCCCCATCACCACGCAGCCCGATGGCAGCTGGGCAGGGGTTCGCATCGCTCCCGCACAGCTCTGGACCCTCACCAATACCTTCACCTTCTAA